One region of Rhodocaloribacter litoris genomic DNA includes:
- a CDS encoding BatA domain-containing protein, with protein MTFLNPLLLIGLVAAAIPLIIHLFNFRRPKRVDFSSLAFLKELQQTTMQRVRIKQWLLLALRTLAIASLVLAFARPTLTGDLAGTVGGRAATAQVIVLDNSLSMALRDEQGSYLDQARALAAGIIEQMAPGDEVTLLMTAESSPADPVAYQHPGPALDALAGVEVHPGAATLAHTLDRAARLLAGAPQLNREIYLLSDLQRTTLGDSAGTEVPDGRVTRPAEIRVALLPVGTRAYPNVAVTEVRVVSRIVEAGQPVRLEATLVNYGTSRLEDYVASVFLEGERVAQAAVDLEPGAATDVAFTVTPQQRGWLAGLVQIEDDAFEYDNARHFTLHVPARRRLLLVRGEEQRTDYIELALSPELAPGRLAFQTEVIPESALAATGLGVYDAVILVGPRTLSSGEVAALVRYVEAGGGLMIFPGASARAEDYNALLAGLGGGRFTGFSGELGPGRPVATFDRVDLEHPLFEGVFEPAALRRERRVESPEFYFVMDYVPGSATEQTLIRLSSGVPFLQELRHGRGAAFLLGVAPDPRWSDLPVRGLFIPLLYRSMYYLSAGETTGAGQLTVGRPGTLRLAGAPEDVALRLVGPDGQEFTPEQRNLFGAVLLQLDATVRQPGIYDIRAGEALVRRVAFNLDPRESDLQRLPPGEAAARLSEHTGTRVQVLAVPGGREAVAEALVAGRTGVELWNVFLLLALVFLVAEMFVARQWRPESVPA; from the coding sequence ATGACGTTCCTCAACCCGCTGCTCTTGATCGGCCTGGTAGCGGCGGCGATCCCGCTGATCATCCACCTGTTCAACTTTCGCCGTCCGAAGCGGGTGGATTTCAGCTCACTCGCCTTTCTGAAGGAGCTGCAGCAGACGACGATGCAGCGGGTGCGGATCAAACAGTGGTTGCTGCTGGCCCTGCGGACGCTGGCCATTGCGTCGCTCGTGCTGGCCTTTGCCCGTCCCACGCTGACGGGCGACCTGGCGGGGACGGTCGGCGGGCGGGCCGCCACGGCGCAGGTCATCGTGCTGGACAACTCGCTCTCGATGGCGCTGCGGGATGAGCAGGGCAGCTACCTCGATCAGGCCCGGGCGCTGGCGGCCGGTATCATCGAGCAAATGGCGCCCGGCGACGAGGTGACGCTGCTGATGACGGCGGAGTCATCGCCGGCCGACCCGGTGGCCTACCAGCATCCCGGGCCGGCCCTCGATGCACTGGCCGGCGTGGAGGTGCATCCGGGCGCGGCCACGCTGGCACACACCCTGGACCGCGCGGCCCGGCTCCTCGCCGGAGCGCCCCAGCTCAACAGGGAGATCTACCTTCTGTCGGATTTACAGCGGACGACGCTGGGCGACTCGGCCGGGACGGAGGTGCCAGATGGCCGCGTCACGCGGCCGGCCGAGATCCGGGTGGCCCTGCTGCCGGTCGGCACCCGTGCCTATCCCAACGTCGCCGTGACGGAGGTCCGTGTCGTCAGCCGTATCGTGGAGGCCGGGCAGCCGGTGCGTCTCGAAGCCACGCTGGTCAACTACGGCACGTCGCGCCTCGAAGACTACGTGGCCAGCGTTTTCCTCGAAGGCGAGCGGGTGGCGCAGGCGGCCGTCGACCTCGAACCCGGCGCGGCCACGGACGTCGCCTTCACCGTAACCCCCCAGCAACGCGGCTGGCTGGCCGGGCTCGTGCAGATCGAGGACGACGCCTTCGAGTACGACAACGCCCGCCACTTCACGCTGCACGTGCCGGCACGGCGGCGGCTGCTCCTCGTACGCGGCGAAGAGCAACGGACCGACTACATCGAGCTGGCGCTTTCACCGGAGCTGGCACCGGGACGCCTGGCGTTCCAGACCGAGGTCATTCCGGAGAGCGCTCTGGCCGCCACCGGCCTCGGGGTCTACGATGCCGTCATCCTGGTCGGGCCCCGGACCCTTTCGAGCGGTGAGGTCGCCGCGCTGGTGCGGTACGTCGAGGCCGGCGGCGGGCTGATGATCTTCCCGGGGGCCAGCGCCCGGGCCGAAGACTACAACGCCCTGCTGGCCGGTCTCGGCGGCGGCCGGTTCACCGGCTTCAGCGGCGAGCTCGGCCCCGGACGTCCCGTGGCCACCTTCGACCGCGTGGACCTCGAGCATCCGCTTTTCGAGGGCGTCTTCGAGCCGGCCGCCCTCCGCCGCGAGCGACGGGTCGAGAGCCCGGAGTTTTACTTCGTGATGGACTATGTGCCCGGCAGCGCCACCGAGCAGACCCTCATCCGGCTTTCCAGCGGCGTACCGTTTCTCCAGGAGCTGCGGCACGGCCGGGGCGCGGCGTTTCTGCTGGGCGTCGCGCCGGATCCGCGCTGGAGTGACCTGCCGGTGCGTGGCCTGTTCATTCCCCTGCTCTACCGTTCGATGTATTATCTCTCGGCGGGGGAAACCACCGGCGCGGGGCAACTGACCGTCGGCCGGCCGGGTACGTTGCGGCTGGCCGGAGCACCCGAAGACGTGGCGTTGCGGCTCGTGGGCCCAGACGGGCAGGAGTTCACACCCGAGCAACGCAACCTTTTCGGGGCCGTCCTGCTGCAACTCGACGCCACGGTGCGCCAGCCGGGTATCTACGACATCCGGGCCGGCGAGGCCCTGGTGCGCCGCGTGGCGTTCAACCTGGACCCGCGGGAGTCCGACCTGCAACGGCTGCCGCCCGGCGAGGCCGCCGCCCGGCTGTCCGAGCACACCGGAACCCGGGTGCAGGTACTGGCCGTGCCCGGCGGGCGGGAGGCCGTCGCCGAAGCCCTCGTGGCCGGGCGGACCGGCGTCGAACTCTGGAACGTCTTCCTGCTGCTCGCGTTGGTATTTTTGGTCGCCGAGATGTTTGTGGCGCGGCAATGGCGGCCCGAGTCCGTGCCGGCCTGA
- a CDS encoding ECF-type sigma factor, whose amino-acid sequence MAESVTALLQAAREGDTRAFDALYETIYEELRRLAHRVRSGRGDVTLSTTGLVHEAYLHLIPSKDLNWQDRTHFFRVAARAMRQVLVREARRRKALKRGGGVLTVTFDDRVHAAVDEDDLLMLDEALSRLEALDTRQARVVECRFFGGLTIEETAEALGVGTATVKRDWRVARAYLVRALAS is encoded by the coding sequence ATGGCCGAGTCGGTTACAGCGTTGTTGCAAGCCGCGCGAGAAGGAGATACGCGGGCCTTCGATGCGCTCTATGAAACGATCTATGAGGAGCTGCGTCGCCTGGCGCACCGGGTCCGCAGCGGCCGCGGCGACGTGACGCTGAGCACCACCGGGCTCGTGCATGAGGCCTACCTGCACCTGATCCCGTCGAAGGACCTGAACTGGCAGGACCGCACCCACTTCTTTCGCGTGGCGGCACGGGCCATGCGGCAGGTGCTCGTGCGGGAGGCCCGCCGGCGCAAGGCCCTCAAGCGCGGCGGCGGCGTCCTGACGGTCACCTTCGACGACCGGGTGCACGCCGCCGTCGACGAAGACGACCTGCTGATGCTGGACGAGGCGCTCTCCCGGCTCGAAGCGCTGGATACGCGGCAGGCCCGGGTGGTCGAATGCCGGTTCTTTGGCGGCCTGACCATCGAGGAGACGGCCGAGGCGCTGGGCGTCGGCACGGCGACCGTCAAGCGCGACTGGCGGGTGGCCCGTGCCTACCTCGTGCGGGCCCTCGCCAGCTGA
- a CDS encoding serine/threonine-protein kinase produces MTPERWKQAQALFLELADLPPEERARRLHELAAADPALHREVEALLDADRRTLPWLDAPAFPAWEPPPLPERIGPYRLLDEVGRGGMGVVYRAERADGTYTQVVALKVAATGLGDAELVRRFHQERQILARLEHPGIARLLNGGTLPDGRPYLVMEYVDGVPLDRYCDARRLPVADRLRLFEQVLRVVQYAHRHLVVHRDLKPANILVTEAGGQPRVKLLDFGIARLLEDEPGTAITRTVLHRMTPVYASPEQLRGEPVTTASDLYTLGVILYELLTGRRPFEGPPGLLVSHVLTQDPVLPSRAVTRPVDPPSDAASATLADRFGATPAQLARRLRGDLDAIVLKALQKDPADRYASADAFLNDLERHRAHLPVLARRATAGYRLRRFLHRHRTGAAMTAAFVALLLVAAGLFTWRLAQERDRARLEAQKARAALAFVEDLFDGADPDATAGDTLNAFDLLARGARRLEQPGALPPAEAAQTTHTLGALYLKLGDYDAAERWLTAALDRWHRLPRAEADAEAATLVSLGHLATHRGQYARADSFFAAALALPAGTPGDRAGRLVEYGDALAERQDYRRADSVLHRALALLPGTDPASEERRADAWFVLGTIAMNEADYARAESLFARVLAWRKAHLGRMHNRTLDVLNNLGNLYADEYRYEEADSLLSEVLRLRTALLGPEHPLTGEALNNLGLVAFGLGDYDRADSLLRRSLALAERHAGPMHRDVGMTMNNLGWVALRRNRPQEAEALFRRALAIMETASGPVSADAALLLGNMGFVLHQQGRPADALPFFRRAVDVRRQVHGDSSMHVAWRLFALGEALRDLGRLDEAEAVHRESVALRRALRPPDHFDLARGLDGLARVLADRDRHDEAIDAFEEALPIYRTYYEGNLLHPTLWALLRNLIASLNARGQYERAGQLLAELRAALPPGDPRHEDLARLQVAR; encoded by the coding sequence ATGACCCCGGAACGCTGGAAACAGGCCCAGGCCCTGTTCCTGGAGCTGGCCGACCTCCCGCCGGAGGAGCGGGCCCGGCGGCTGCACGAGCTGGCCGCGGCGGACCCGGCGCTGCACCGGGAGGTGGAAGCCCTGCTCGACGCGGACCGGCGCACCCTGCCCTGGCTCGACGCGCCGGCCTTCCCGGCGTGGGAACCGCCGCCCCTGCCCGAGCGCATCGGCCCGTACCGCCTCCTCGACGAGGTCGGCCGCGGCGGCATGGGGGTGGTCTACCGCGCCGAGCGGGCGGACGGCACCTACACGCAGGTGGTGGCCCTGAAAGTGGCAGCGACCGGCCTCGGCGACGCCGAGCTGGTCCGGCGCTTCCACCAGGAACGGCAGATCCTGGCCCGGCTCGAGCATCCCGGCATCGCGCGCCTGCTCAATGGCGGCACCCTCCCGGACGGCCGCCCCTACCTGGTCATGGAGTACGTCGACGGCGTCCCGCTGGACCGGTACTGCGACGCACGGCGGCTACCCGTGGCGGACCGCCTGCGCCTGTTCGAGCAGGTGCTCCGGGTCGTGCAGTACGCCCATCGCCACCTGGTCGTCCACCGCGACCTCAAGCCTGCCAACATCCTGGTGACCGAGGCCGGCGGGCAACCGCGGGTCAAGCTGCTCGACTTCGGGATCGCCCGCCTGCTGGAAGACGAGCCCGGCACGGCCATCACGCGCACCGTGCTCCACCGGATGACGCCGGTCTATGCCTCCCCCGAGCAGCTACGCGGCGAGCCGGTGACGACAGCCTCGGACCTCTACACGCTCGGCGTGATCCTCTACGAACTCCTCACCGGGCGCCGGCCGTTCGAGGGCCCGCCCGGGCTGCTCGTCTCCCATGTGCTCACGCAGGATCCCGTCCTGCCCTCGCGCGCCGTCACCCGCCCGGTCGATCCGCCGTCGGATGCGGCATCGGCGACCCTGGCAGACCGGTTCGGTGCCACACCGGCGCAGCTGGCCCGCCGCCTCCGGGGCGATCTGGACGCCATCGTCCTCAAGGCCCTGCAGAAAGACCCGGCCGACCGCTATGCCAGCGCCGACGCCTTCCTGAACGACCTCGAACGGCACCGCGCGCACCTGCCGGTCCTGGCCCGGCGGGCCACCGCCGGCTACCGGCTGCGCCGCTTCCTGCACCGTCACCGCACCGGCGCGGCCATGACGGCCGCCTTCGTCGCCCTCCTGCTCGTGGCCGCCGGTCTCTTCACGTGGCGGCTCGCGCAGGAACGCGACCGCGCCCGCCTGGAGGCCCAGAAAGCCCGGGCCGCGCTGGCCTTCGTGGAAGACCTGTTTGACGGCGCCGACCCGGACGCCACCGCCGGCGACACGCTCAATGCCTTCGACCTGCTGGCGCGCGGCGCCCGCCGGCTCGAACAGCCCGGTGCCCTTCCCCCCGCCGAGGCCGCCCAGACGACCCACACCCTCGGCGCCCTCTACCTGAAGCTGGGCGACTACGACGCGGCCGAGCGCTGGCTCACGGCGGCCCTCGACCGCTGGCACCGGCTCCCACGGGCCGAGGCCGATGCGGAGGCGGCCACGCTCGTGTCGCTCGGCCACCTGGCCACCCACCGCGGCCAGTATGCCCGCGCCGACTCGTTCTTCGCCGCCGCCCTCGCCCTGCCCGCCGGCACACCCGGCGACCGGGCCGGCCGGCTCGTCGAATACGGCGATGCGCTGGCCGAACGGCAGGACTACCGGCGGGCCGACTCGGTCCTCCACCGGGCACTCGCCCTCCTGCCCGGCACCGACCCGGCCAGTGAGGAACGTCGCGCCGACGCCTGGTTCGTCCTCGGCACCATCGCCATGAACGAGGCGGACTATGCCCGCGCCGAGAGCCTGTTCGCCCGCGTGCTGGCCTGGCGCAAGGCCCATCTCGGCCGGATGCACAACCGCACCCTCGACGTGCTCAACAACCTGGGCAACCTCTACGCCGACGAGTACCGCTACGAGGAGGCCGACTCGCTGCTCTCCGAGGTGCTGCGCCTGCGCACGGCGCTCCTCGGCCCCGAGCATCCCCTCACGGGCGAGGCCCTGAACAACCTGGGGCTCGTGGCCTTCGGGCTCGGCGACTACGACCGCGCCGACTCGCTCCTGCGCCGCTCCCTGGCCCTGGCCGAGCGGCACGCCGGCCCCATGCACCGGGACGTGGGCATGACGATGAACAACCTGGGCTGGGTGGCCCTGCGCCGCAACCGACCGCAGGAAGCCGAGGCCCTGTTCCGCCGGGCGCTGGCCATCATGGAAACGGCCTCGGGCCCCGTCAGCGCCGACGCCGCCCTGCTGCTGGGCAACATGGGCTTCGTGCTCCACCAGCAGGGCCGCCCGGCCGACGCCCTGCCCTTCTTCCGGCGCGCCGTCGACGTGCGGCGGCAGGTCCACGGCGACAGCAGCATGCACGTGGCCTGGCGCCTGTTCGCCCTGGGCGAGGCCCTGCGCGACCTCGGCCGCCTCGACGAAGCCGAAGCCGTCCACCGCGAGAGCGTCGCCCTGCGGCGGGCCCTCCGCCCCCCCGACCACTTCGACCTGGCCCGTGGCCTCGACGGCCTGGCCCGCGTCCTGGCCGACCGGGACCGGCACGACGAGGCGATCGACGCCTTCGAAGAGGCCCTGCCGATCTACCGCACCTATTACGAAGGCAACCTCCTGCACCCCACGCTCTGGGCCCTCCTGCGCAACCTGATCGCCAGTCTGAACGCCCGGGGTCAGTACGAACGCGCCGGCCAGCTCCTGGCCGAGCTGCGGGCGGCCCTCCCCCCCGGCGACCCACGCCACGAGGACCTCGCCCGGCTGCAGGTGGCCCGCTGA
- a CDS encoding PQQ-dependent sugar dehydrogenase translates to MRNASRLFSLPVCCLMAATACGQAPPEESVEQGGDLELEVAFPNLTFSRPVDLQHAGDGSGRLFVVEQAGVIRVFENRTGVASAATFLDIRDRVNDSGNEEGLLGLAFHPDFATNGFFFVNYTATNPRRTVIARFSVDPDDPDRADPASETVILEVEQPFSNHNAGQLAFGPDGYLYVGLGDGGSAGDPLGHGQNPATLLGALLRLDVDHPDPERNYGIPDDNPFVGQAGFREELYAYGFRNPWRFSFDPATGRLWLADVGQNAWEEVDLVEKGGNYGWNVMEGTHCFNPPSGCDDTGLIPPVWEYDHSLGASITGGYVYRGAAVPELAGKYVYADFISGRVWALTYDGTRATSEQLLDTSLGIASFGLDEQGELYLCAFDGRIYRFVPVMSSAREALPGQTLHLGAGYPNPFRGETTIPFTLDRPGRVQLAVYDLLGRVVRTLVSSRPGPGPHAVLWDGHDETGRPLPGGVYLYRLVVDGTPVATRRLVLVR, encoded by the coding sequence ATGCGAAACGCCTCCCGTCTCTTCAGCCTGCCGGTCTGCTGTCTGATGGCGGCCACCGCGTGCGGCCAGGCCCCCCCCGAGGAATCCGTCGAGCAGGGCGGTGACCTCGAACTGGAGGTGGCCTTTCCGAACCTGACCTTCTCCCGGCCGGTGGACCTGCAGCACGCGGGAGACGGCTCCGGGCGGCTCTTCGTCGTCGAACAGGCCGGGGTGATCCGCGTCTTCGAGAACCGCACCGGTGTGGCCTCGGCTGCGACGTTTCTCGACATCCGGGATCGGGTCAACGACAGCGGCAACGAGGAAGGGTTGCTCGGCCTGGCCTTCCACCCGGACTTTGCGACGAACGGCTTCTTCTTCGTCAACTACACGGCGACCAACCCGCGCCGCACGGTCATCGCCCGCTTCTCGGTCGATCCGGACGACCCGGACCGGGCCGACCCGGCCAGCGAGACGGTCATCCTGGAGGTGGAGCAGCCTTTTTCGAACCACAACGCGGGCCAGCTCGCCTTCGGCCCGGACGGCTACCTCTACGTGGGCCTCGGCGACGGCGGCAGCGCCGGCGATCCGCTCGGGCACGGCCAGAACCCGGCCACCCTCCTCGGGGCCCTCCTGCGCCTGGATGTGGACCACCCCGACCCCGAACGCAACTACGGCATCCCGGACGACAACCCCTTCGTGGGGCAGGCCGGCTTCCGGGAGGAGCTCTATGCCTACGGCTTCCGCAATCCCTGGCGCTTCAGCTTCGACCCGGCGACCGGGCGGCTCTGGCTGGCCGACGTCGGGCAGAACGCCTGGGAAGAGGTCGACCTCGTGGAGAAAGGCGGCAACTACGGGTGGAACGTGATGGAAGGCACCCATTGCTTCAATCCCCCCTCCGGATGCGACGACACGGGGTTGATCCCGCCCGTCTGGGAATACGATCACAGCCTCGGGGCTTCGATCACCGGGGGCTACGTCTACCGCGGTGCCGCCGTGCCGGAACTCGCCGGCAAGTACGTCTACGCCGACTTCATCTCCGGGCGGGTATGGGCGCTCACCTACGACGGCACGCGGGCCACCAGCGAGCAACTGCTCGATACCTCGCTTGGCATTGCCTCCTTCGGCCTGGACGAGCAGGGAGAACTCTACCTCTGTGCTTTCGATGGCCGGATCTACCGTTTCGTGCCCGTGATGTCGTCCGCGCGGGAGGCGTTGCCCGGCCAAACCCTGCACCTGGGCGCCGGCTATCCGAACCCGTTTCGGGGGGAGACGACCATTCCGTTCACGCTGGATCGCCCGGGGCGGGTGCAGCTGGCCGTCTACGATCTGCTCGGGCGGGTGGTGCGCACGCTGGTCTCGTCGCGGCCGGGGCCCGGCCCGCATGCCGTGCTCTGGGACGGGCACGACGAGACGGGACGCCCGCTGCCCGGCGGCGTCTACCTCTACCGGCTGGTGGTGGACGGAACCCCGGTGGCGACGCGGCGCCTGGTGCTCGTGCGATAG
- a CDS encoding DUF2179 domain-containing protein, whose translation MDALFAAPIGALLIFCLRVIDVSLAVFRMIVAVRGRRGLAALIGFFEVLVWVVAVAQALEHLDSWVHLVGYAAGFAAGNYVGVWLAEHLVPRQQVIRAIFRDRPGVDGRPPAWREAAERLRAAGYAVTEVTGRGRDSNVEILIVMVPARETAAVIQRLQEADPEVFISVDDASAMIGGYVRPGGRKMPFPARV comes from the coding sequence ATGGATGCTCTCTTTGCTGCGCCGATAGGAGCCCTGCTGATCTTCTGCCTCCGGGTCATCGACGTTTCCCTGGCGGTGTTCCGGATGATCGTCGCCGTACGGGGGCGTCGTGGACTCGCAGCCCTGATCGGGTTCTTCGAGGTGCTCGTCTGGGTGGTGGCCGTGGCCCAGGCGCTGGAACACCTCGACTCGTGGGTCCACCTGGTCGGTTATGCGGCCGGGTTTGCGGCCGGGAACTACGTGGGCGTCTGGCTGGCGGAGCACCTGGTGCCGCGCCAGCAAGTGATCCGGGCCATCTTTCGGGACAGGCCGGGCGTCGATGGCCGCCCTCCGGCCTGGCGGGAAGCCGCCGAACGGCTGCGCGCCGCAGGGTATGCCGTCACCGAGGTGACCGGGCGGGGACGGGACAGCAACGTCGAGATTCTCATCGTCATGGTGCCTGCCCGGGAGACGGCCGCCGTGATTCAGCGGTTGCAGGAGGCCGACCCGGAGGTCTTCATCAGTGTCGATGATGCCAGCGCCATGATCGGCGGATACGTCCGTCCCGGCGGGCGCAAGATGCCGTTCCCGGCCCGCGTCTGA